A region of the Roseovarius nanhaiticus genome:
AGGCATGTCGCAATCCCGACGATGGATATTCACCTTCGCCATGAAATTCGCCGAGATCGGTGCGGTAACGAACAGAAATGCCATGATCAACGCCTCATGCAGCACGCCCTCGCCGATGGTATAGGAGTGGATCATCGCCGCGAGGAGCAGCGCGCCGATGCCCACGGTGCCCACCTTGGTCGGCGCGTGCAGGCGCGTCATCGAATCGTTGAATTTCAAGAGGCCGATCGACCCGATCAGGGAAAAGGCCGCGCCGACAATCAGGCAGGCCGCGACAGCATATGTGGCGATGATATCCCAGTTCATTCGATGATGTCCCCCCTCAGGACAAAGCGCGCGTAAGCAACTGTGCTGACGAAGCCGAGCATGGCGATGATCAGGGTCACTTCGAAATAAATCGCCGTTCCCTGTGCGATGCCCAGAAGCACGACGAGGCCGATGGCGTTGACCACCATCGTATCGAGCGCAAGGATCCGGTCGCCGGTGCCCGGCCCGATCATCAGCCGGATCATCGCCATGATCTGCGCCGCTGCGATCGCGCCGAAGGCAATCCACAGCGCGAGGTTCATGATGTCCGTTGGGCTCATGTGAAAATCTCCTTCAGGCGGCGCTCGTAGCGGTGCTTGATATCGTCGCGCACCGCGTCCGGATCATCGGTGTGCAGTGCATGAACCAGAAGGCTGTGCCCTTCGTTCGAGAGATCCGCCGAGACGGTGCCCGGTGTCAGCGTCACAGTGCCGGCGAGAATGGTGATGGCCTCAGGCTGGCGCAAATCCAGCGGCACCACGACCCAGGCAGGACGCAACTTGGAATTGGGTTTGGTCAGGACGATCCAGGCGACCTGAATATTGGCTACCATGATGTCCCACAGCACGATGACGATATAGATCAGCATGCGCAGTGGGCGAAATCCGCGCGGTGTTTCGGGCCACCAGGCCGCCGTGATCCACGGGATCAGAACGCCCAGGATCAGGCCGAAAACGGCCATGCCCGGCGACGTGGTGCCCTGCAGCAAAAGCCACACGACCGTCAGCAGGACGGTCAGCAGCGGGTGGGGCAGGAGCCAGTAGAATGCACGCTTCATATCAGTACTCCTTGCTCCCCTCGCTCAGTTTGCCGGGGGTTTCCATCACCGTACCAATATAGGCGCTTCGCTCAAAAAGCTGTGCGGCGATGGCGCGGGTGTAGTTATGAGCGGGCCCGGCGAAGACGGTCAGCGCGATCAGCAGCGACAGAAGCACCCCGACCGCCGAATAGGACAATGCGCTGGGCGCGGGGGGCTGTTCTGTATCTTCGGGCAGGGGCGTCGCCTTGCCTTTCCAGAATACAACGCTGCCGGCCCGCGAAAACCCGACAAGGCCGATCAGGCTGGTCCCGAGCACCACGGCCCAGATCCAGACGACCAGAGGCGAGGCGGTGGAGGCGCTCAGCACCATCAGCTTGCCGACGAAGCCCGAGAGCGGCGGCAGGCCGACCATGGCGATGGCCGCGGTGAAGAACATGGCCGAGATGAGCGGCGCACCCGGCACCGGCGGGGCCGCGTTCAGCGCCAGATCGGCGCGCCCGCCGCGCACCATGTCGGCGATGAGGAATAGCGCGGCGGCGGCCAGTGTCGAGTGCACGATGTAGTAAAGTGCGGCGGCGATCCCCTCGGGCGTGAAGAGCGCGATGGAAACCATCACCATCCCCATCGAGCCGATCACGGCATAGGCCACCAGCCGGTCCAGATGGCGCGCGGCGAGGATGCCGATCATCCCGATCGCAACCGACAGAAGCGCCGCGGGCATAAGCCACAGCCCCTGCAGGCCCGCCGTCACCTCGAGGTCGGGCGGGAAGATCAGCGTATAAACCCGGATGATCGCATAGGCGCCCACCTTGGTCATGATGGCAAAGAGCGCGGCCACCGGCCCGGGCGCCTCGGAATAGCTGGAAGGCAGCCAGAAATGCAGCGGAACGACCGCTGCCTTGACCGCGAACACGAGGATCAGCAGGACTGCGGCAACGCGGATGCCCACATTGTCACCCGCATCGACCAGCTGCACGCGCCCGGCGAGATCGGCCATATTGAGCGTGCCGGTCTCGGCGTAGATGGCGCCGAGGGCAAAGAGGAAGAGAGTCGAGCCCAGCAGGTTGTAGAGCACGTATTGCACGCCTGCGCGCAGGCGAACGGCCCCGCCCGAATGTATCATCAGGCCGTAAGAGGCGATCAGCAGCACTTCGAAGAAAACGAAGAGGTTGAAGAGGTCACCCGTCAGGAAAGCGCCGATGATGCCCATCATCTGGAATTGGAAGAGCGCGTGGAAATGGCGCCCCCGCTCGTCCCACTTCGAGCCGATAGCATAGAGCAGGACGGCCAGACCCAAAAGCGTGGTCAGCAGCACCATGAAGGTCGAAAGTCGGTCCGCCACCAGCACGATGCCAAAGGGCGCGGCCCAATCGCCAAGCTGGTAAAGCGTGACAGTGCCGTCCGATGCGGTCCAGGCTTGCCCGGCGGCCAGCGCGATCAGTGCAATGGCGCCAGCGATCGAAAGGGTGCGCTGGATGGTGATGTGATAACGCGCGGCCAGCACGATGAACGGCGCCAGAAGGGCGGGTAGAATGATGGGAAGGACGATCCAATGGGTCATGCCGCGCCCTCCTTGCCGTCCTGCGCCACACTGTCACCATCGGACGCGTCGCCCGGGTCGGGATCGTTAACCCGGTCGTCGTCGGACCCGAGATATGACCCAAGCGCCATGACCACCACAACGGCCGTCATCCCGAAAGAGATCACGATGGCTGTCAGCACCAGGGCCTGCGGCAACGGATCGGTATAACGCGTCGCATCATCCGTCAGGATGGGCGGCGCGCCAATGGTCAGGCGCCCCGAGGCAAAAAGGAACACATTGACCGCGTAGGTCAGTAGCGACACGCCCATGATCACCGGAAAGGTGCGCAGGCGCATGACCAAGTAGAGACCGGCGGCGGTCAGAACGCCGATGGCGGAGGCGACGAGGAATTCCATCTCAGACCTCCTTCGCCGAGGCTTCGGGCTCGCGGGACGGGTCTATATCCATCGCGTGTTCACTATCCTCGCTATGGGCACGGCGGGCGAGCCGCGAAAAACTTTCGAGTGACAGCATCACCGCGCCAACGACGGCCAGAAAGACGCCCAGATCAAAGAGGGCGGCGGTGGCCAGCTCGAACTTCTCGAAGGGCGGGATGCGCACATAGGTGAAATCGGAGGTCAGGAACGGCTTGCCGAAGAACCAGCTGCCGACGCCTGTCAGACCGGCGATCAGGACGCCCGTGCCGATGATGCCGTGATAGGGATAGCGCAGCCGCGCTGAGGTCCAGCCAAAACCGCTGGCCATATACTGCATCACCACGGCGATCGAGACGATCAGACCGGCGATGAAACCGCCGCCCGGCTCGTTATGGCCGCGCAGGAAGATGTAGAAACCGATCATCAACACAACGGGCATGGCAACGCGCGTCAGAACGACCATCATCAGCGGGTGGATGTCGCCCGCCCTTGGCTGATCGGGCTTGCGGTTCAGCAGCTTGGCCCGTGCCGGCCCCCAAAGCAGTGCTTCGGTCAGCGCGTAGATAAGCAGTGCAGCAATGCCCAGCACGATGATCTCGCCGAACGTGTCGAAGCCCCGGAAATCGACGAGGATCACGTTGACAACGTTCGTGCCGCCACCGCCCTTGTAGGAATTGGCAAGATGAAACTCCGAGATCGGCGCCGCCACCGGATCGCGCAGCAGGTAGTGCCAGGACAGCGCCATGGTGGCGAGGCCGCCCGCAATGGCAATGGCTCCGTCCCGCACACGGCGCAGGACCGACGATTCGGAGGGCGTGCGGTTGGGCAAGAAATTGAGCGCCAAGAGCAGCAGGATGATTGTCACCACCTCGACGGTGAACTGCGTCAACGCCAAATCGGGCGCGCTGAAATGCACGAAGGCGATGGACACCATGAGGCCCACGATGCCGATCAGGATCAGCGCCAGAAGGCGGTTGTGGTGCAGAAAAACAAGGCCCAGCGTGGCCGCGACCAGCATCAGCCACCCGGCGACGGCGATCGTGTTCAAGGGCGCCATGCCGTAGTCGGCTGGGCCGATCGTTCCGGTCGTCCAGGCATGCAGGCCTGCGGCAATGATTGTCGCCGCCATGATCGCCGCATAGCGCGAGAAAGATCCGTCATGCAGGGGCGCGATGAGGCCGCGCGCCACTGCTACGGTCCCGGTTATGAGCCGGTCAAAGATCGCCTTGGCCTCGGGGCGCGGCGCCGCGTCCCAGCCACGCAGCAGCGGATTGAAGAGCGCCAGAACAATCAGACCGCCGACGACCGCCGCAATGGACATGTAAAGTGCAGGGACCAGCCCATGCCAGATCTTGAAATAGGCCTTCGGCACCTCTGCGGCGTCACCCAGCACAGCGGATGTCACCAGCTTGACGAATGGCTCTGCGACAAAGGGCGCGATCCCGATCACCACCACCGGGATCATCAAGAGCGCCGGAGGCAGCCACATGCCGGCGCCGGGATCATGCGGCTTGGCCGGATAATCGTCTCTTTTGGGGCCAAGAAACGTGTGCCCGATCAGGCGGAAGCAGTAGGCGGCCGAAAAGAGCGAGCCCAAGACAGCGAGCGCAGGCACCAGCCACGGCGTGCCGAACAGCGTGGTATGATACGCTTCTTCCAGCATCATCTCCTTGCTGAGAAAGCCGTTGAGCAGCGGAATGCCCGCCATTGACAGCGACGCCAGCGTGGCGATCACGAAAGTGATCGGCATCAGGTGCCGCAGCCCGCCCAGACGGCGGATATCGCGCGTGTGCGTCTCATGGTCGATGATACCGGCGGACATGAAGAGCGCAGCCTTGAAGCTGGCATGGTTGAGAATGTGAAACACCGCCGCCATGGCGCCGAAGGCTGTGCCCGTGCCCAGAAGCATGGTGATCAGGCCCAGGTGACTGACGGTCGAGAAGGCCAAGAGCGCCTTTAGATCATGCTTGAACAGGGCGATGACGGCGCCCAGGACCATGGTGATCAGGCCGGCCGTTGTCACGATCACGAACCATTCGGGCGTGCCCGACAGAACCGGCCACATGCGCGCCATCAGGAAGATGCCCGCCTTCACCATGGTGGCCGAGTGCAGATAGGCGCTGACCGGCGTTGGCGCGGCCATTGCGTGCGGCAGCCAGAAGTGGAACGGGAATTGCGCCGATTTGGTAAAGCAGCCCAGGAGGATCAGGATCAGCGCGGGCACATAGAGTGGCGACGATTGGATCAGCTCGCGGTTCTGCAGGATGACGCTCAGATCATAGCTGCCCGCGATCTGGCCCAGGATCAGCATGCCCGCGATCATCGCGAGGCCGCCCATGCCCGTCACCGTCAGCGCCATGCGCGCGCCTTGACGGCCTTCGGGCAGGTGCTTCCAATAGCCGATCAGCAGGAACGAGCTGAGCGACGTAAGTTCCCAGAAAATGAGCAGCAGCAAGATGTTATCGCTCAGGACGATGCCCACCATCGCGCCCTGAAAGAGCAGGAGATAGGTGAAAAACTCGCCCATATTGTCGTCGCGCGACAGATAGAACCGCGCATAGGCGATAATCAGCAGGCCGATGCCAAGGATCAGACAGGCAAAGAAAAATCCCAGCGGATCCAGCATCAGGGTCATGTTCAGCCCGATCGCGGGCAGCCAATTGAAGCCCGCCATCACGACCTCGCCGTTCAGAACTGCGGGCGCATTGGTCAGAAGTCCGATGAACGCTGCCAGCGAGACTGTGAATGTGACGCCTGCGCAGGCCTGGCGCCCAGCGGAATTCATCAATCCGGGCAAGAGCGCCCCCAGAAACGGCAAAGCGACGACGAGAAAGAGGGACACTGGCACTCCTGACTTGCAAAACCCTTTGCGGACTTGACCCTGTGTGGCCAAAAAAGCCTCTATCCTCAAGCAAAACCGTCATATCAGCGGCGGCTATCGGTTGTGCTTCCGCTGGTCCCTATAAATAAGAGAGGCTGCCGCAAGCCGCGGCGAGATGCCGCAGCACGCCTTAAAAGAAGGCGGCCCCGGCAAAGCAGGCCGCGCCCCCTGCCACCGTCAGAAGTGCTCGGCGCCACAGGCTCGCGCGTCCGATCAATGCGTAGGACAAGAACGACAGACCCGTCCCGATCATGGCAAAGGCCAACACCGCGCCACCCGTGTCGGACCCCAGGCGCAGCAGCGCGGGATTGGCGATCATCGACAGCGGAATGATGTAAAGCCCCAGCCCCAGCGCCATCGCCGTCAGCGCGACCTTCAGCCAGTTCTCGCCGATCATTCCTGCCGCGATGAACACGGCGCCGCAGACTGGCGGCGTGATGGTCGACAGCAGAGCAAACCAGAAGACGAAAAGATGCGCCTGCAGCGGCTCGAGCCCCAGTTGGGTCAACGCGGGGCCCGCGACCGACACGCAGATCACGTAGGCGGCCGTCGTCGGCACCTCCATGCCCAGCAGAAGGCACGCAAGCGCCGTCAGCAAGAGGGCGGGCCACAGCGCGCCGCCCGATCCCGACAAGATGACGGAGGTGATCTTGATCCCGAGGCCCGTGATGCCCAGCACACCGATGATGATCGACGCGCATATGATGATCGCGGCGATCATCGCGACCTGCTGGCCGATGGCGATCATTGCGGTGCCTGACCGGGCGATGCCTTGCCCGACATTCATGCGGAGCGTTGCGTCAAAGAAAAGCGCCGCACCGCCCGTGATAATCGCCAGCACGGCCGCATATTGCGGCGTAAACCCTAGGGCAAACATTGCCACCAGAAGGACTGTGAAAGGAACGAGAAAAAAGGCGGATGTGATCAGCACCATGCGCCGGTTTGGCCGCTCGTTTTCGGGGACGGATTGGAGGTCGAACCGCTGTGCATAGGCGTTGATGCCCATCCAGACAGTCAGAAAATACAGGATCGCGGGTGGCAAGGCGGCCAGCATGATCTGCGTGTAGGGTACGCCCGTCAGCTCGACCATGACAAAGGCGCCAGCGCCCATCAGCGGCGGCATGATCTGCCCGCCTGACGAGGCGACAGCCTCGACCGCCGCCGCCAGCCGCTTGGGGTAGCCCAGCTTGGTCATCGCGGGAAGGGTGATCGCGCCGGTCGAGGCCACATTGGCCGAGGCCGAGCCCGAGATTGATCCGAACAGCGCCGATGACAGCACCGATACCTTGGCCGCGCCGCCGGTCAGGCGCCCGGCAGCGGCGGAGGCCACGTTCATGAAGCCCTGTCCCGCTTCGCCCGCGTTCAGCACCGCACCGAAGATCACGAAAATCGCGACGACGCCCACCGACACGCCCGTAAGGCTGCCCCACAGCCCGCCCTCGGCGATGACAAGCGTGCCGAGAAAGCTGGCCAGGGGCGTGCCCGCATGCCCGAATTCGCCCGGGATATGCTGTCCGTAAAGCCCGTAGAGCAGCGCGCAAAGCGCCACGAGGGGCAGGGGCCAGCCGATCATGCGCCGCGCGCCCTCCATCGCGATGCCCAAAAGGGCAAGCGCGAGCGCCACCTGAAACCCGTTTTCCAGAAACCCGTATTGATCGCGCAGCATCGTGTGGTTGAACGCGATCCAGAGGCAGCCGAGGACGCCGACTCCCGTCAGGCCCAGTCCCGACCACCAGCTCACCCGCGACTTGGCCGCGTATAGAAAGACCCAAGGCAGGATCAGGGCCATATGCAGCGGCCGCGCCACAAGGTTCGGCACCAATCCGTAAAAGATCAGGCCGATATGGAACACCATCGAGAGCGCGCCAAGCGCGATCCAGAGGCCGGAAAATATGGGGTTAGGGGCCATCGTCGAAGATGTCTCGCCGCGGCTTGGATACCGTGGCGAGACCGGTTTCTTACATGTGTTCGTCCGCCAGCGGCGCGCCGATCTCCTCGTAATAGCGGATCGCGCCCGGGTGGATCCTGGTGGTGATGTTGCTCAACATGTCCGCCGAAACGCCCGCCCACCAGGCCGCGTCCTGCGCCATCTTCTCGCGCGTCTCCCAGTAGATCTTGGTCAGCGTATACGCCGTCTCGTCATCCATTTTGGTGGTGGAATAGGCGACCACGGGCAGCGACGTTGTCGTGATATCCTCGTCCTGTCCCGTATAGGTGCCCGCCGGGATCGTCAGGCGCGTGCGCTTTGACATTCCAATCTGCTCGTCCGTCAGGGACAGCACGTTGACCGGTGTCGAGGCCGCCGCCTCGATCACGTTGGGCGCCGGAAAGCTGCCCGCCGTGACAAAGCCGTCGATCTGGCCGTTCTTGAGTGCGTTGACCGCGTTCGACAGCTCGGAATCGGCGATGTTCACCTTGCCCTCTAGGCCGAAGAGGCCCAGATATTTCTCGCCCTCGGTGGCCCCGAAAGAGCCGCTGCCCAGAAGGATCGTCTTGCCCTCCATATCAGCAAAACTGGTCGCACCGCTTGCCTCGGACATGACGAAATGCATCGTCAGGGAAGGGATGGGAAAGAGCGCCCGAATGTCGTCGAAAGCCGGATCGCCCTTGCCCTCGAACATCGCCTTTCCGCCTTGCGCCAGCCCAACCAATGCAGGTGGTGTGGTAAAGACGTAATCGGCGCCGCGGGCGCGCACTTCCATCACGTTCTGGACCGAGCCTTGGCTTTCCTCGACCGTCACTGCGATATCGCCATCCGTGCCGGCCTTCATGGCCTCGGCGATCTGAACCGCCATCTGGAAATAGGATGATCCGGCCTTGGCCGATTTATACGTAATGCGCGTCTCGGCCGAGGCGGCCGCGGTCATCAACAGGGCGGCTGCCGCCGCAGTCCCTACGGTTTTCATGAATGTCATCGTTTTCTCGCTCCCTTATGTCGCGGGCGAGACTTGACCTTTGTCATACGAAAAGCAAGCGGCGCAAATTGGTTTTTCCCGGGGTATACCCGGATTTGACGCAGGACCGTAACGGCTTGACTGCTGCTTAACAGGGCAAGTCCAAGGCACGGGAATATGACGGAAGAAAAGTGGCAGCCCGTAGGGGAAAAATTATACACAACATATAGATGCCAACCCCTAAAACATTGAGTTTTTTCTGGATTGTGACTCCACGAATCAACATCTAGGTGTATAAAAAAGCGTATAAAAGTTTAAAAGGGTATCGAACCCCGGCGATTCCGGGTGTATCGGACCAGTCGTTACACGCTTTGGAGTCACCATGAAGCAGCACGTCTTGCGCCAGACCGATATTGAATCCGCGATCAAGAATTTCACCAAAAAGTGCAGCATGTCTGATGGGGCGGGCCTGATACTCCTAATCAACAGCGCAACGTCGCAATCGTGGGTTTACCGCTACAAGGTCGGCGGTCTGGAAAAACGCCTTGGGCTGGGTTCCTATCCTCATGTCAACCTGTCTCAGGCCCGCAAGCTGGCCCAGCGCGAGCGTGGTAAGAGGGCGGAGGGGCTGGACCCTGCGCGCGAGAAAGTCATGCGCAAGCGCCGTGGCGTTACATTTGAGGAAGCGGCGCGCGAGTATTGGCAGACCCATTGTCAGAGTATGGCCAAGCCGTCGAATTGGATTGCTGGCATGGAAAAGCATATGTTTCCGCGCGTCGGGACGCGGGTTGTTGCGGACGTGTTGCCGGAGCACCTGATAACCGCGTTCAAGCCGATATGGGGGCGGGAAATGTCCCGCAAGCTGGCCCAGTGGGTGAACGCCGTAATCGTTTTCGTTTCGGTCGATGATCCTCGCGTTGACACGCAATTGATGGACAAGGTTAAGAACCGCCTCGGGCCGCAGAAGATCGAATATGAACACCATGCGGCGGTTCCTTGGCAGAAGGTGCCGGACCTTTGGCAAGCGTTGCCGGATACGCTGGTGGGTAACAGTATGAAGTTGCTTTTGCTGTCTGCGGTGCGGGTCAATTGTGTTTCACAGGCGCGTTGGGATGAATTCGACTTCAAGGAAAAGGTCTGGACGATACCGGCGGGCCGGGTGAAGGGGTGGAAGGTGCCGTTTAGGGTGCCGCTGACGCGGCCCATGATCGAAGTATTGCGCCGCTCGCGCAGGTTTGCCGTGCAGACGGATTTTGTGTTCGAGTCGCCGGACTCCAAGTCTTTGCACCTATCGAACAACGCGCATCGGCTCTGGCTGCACAAGCATAAATGGACGGATGCGGACGGCAACCTTGCGACGGCGCACGGGCTGCGGTCCAGCTTCAAGGATTGGTCTGACGATGCGGGGCAGGTCGATATGATGCTATCGGAGCATTGCTTGCAGCACGTGAAGGCCAAGGGCGATCAGACCGCGCGGGCGTATTTCAGGACGGACCAGCTAGAGCGGCGGCGCGAGGTCATGGAAGCATGGTCGGAATATGCTGTGAGTGGCGAGGTCCAGTCTCGCAAGAATGAAGAGGAAAGAAAAAGGTTGGACGAAACTGTCGACGTCGACGGGCGGACATTGCGCGAGGTTCTGAAATGGTCGCACGATCCTGACGAGCCGTTGCATGATGACTCTAACATGACCGCCGAAGAGGCGGCGGAGTGGGCGCGATACGACTAAACAGGTTCTGCGTCTGACGCTGGCCTGCGTCTCGCCGAGACACCAATTTCACAAACTCTAGCCTCGCCGAACTGGCGGGGCTTTTTCTTTCCTGCGCCCCGGTTTCAGGATAGGTCAGCCTTGCTGACCTTGACCCGCTCGACCCGGATTCGAGACAGCGCGGCTTGTCACTGCTATAAATGCGAAATCAGGACGACAAGCGCCGAGTGATGCAAAAGTATCACACTCCAACCGACAGAAAAAACCGTTTTGTCGAGCGATTCGCCAGACCCCTGAATTTGTGATATAAGTTTTGTCAAGAGGCAAAATGCCCTCGCGACAAGAAAATATCGAATATTGGGGAAGATCAATTGTTTATCAGTCAACGGAACTACGCAGACGCGGCCCCGTGCTGCATCGAAACAGCGGGGCGGCGTCTAAAGGGCGTCCCATATCATGACGGCCCGAACGGGGCGCGACTCTACCACCTTTCGGCGGCGCTGCCGACCCTCAGGCCCCGCGAGATCGCGGCGGGGGCGGTTGTGCGTATGGCAGAGTCCGCGACCGTTCCCGATGACGTCCTTTACGTTGGTGACGCGCTGGAAACGGCACGGCGCTACGTCGAATGGCTGGACCCCGAGGCGCGGCGTCGCCTCGCCATGATCCAAAATCGTTTTGTCGTCTCGCTGGCGAATAGCCCCGTTTGTGCGCCGCCCGTGGTGGAAAATCTCGAGTCTTTGCGAACGCTCATCGCCGTTCAGCCCGGTGTGATGGCGCACGTTCTGACGGGCGCGTCAGCGCCTGAGGTGGGCCAATTGGCCCCGGCGTTCGCAATCGTAAACAACACATTCAATATGAGGAGTGCCGCATAATGGCCGAAGACCACAAGAGCTTTATGAATATCATCAACAACAGCCCTTCCTGCGCCGAACGCTGGGCGGGCCTCACTGAAAAGGCAATCGCCGACGCACGGGCACATGGCGTGACGCTTGAGCCGGACGATTGCCTGAACATCCGTGAAATTAGGCTTGCGGCCATGGGGGCCGAACTAGATTCAGAGGCATACCAGAACGAACTGTTGAACCTCCCGCAGCTTTCGATGGCCGCACGCAAGAAGGCGATTCAGGAGGGAGATTCAGACATCCGAGCCGCCGCCCTTTCCGATCTGAATCGGTGGCGGGAAAATGAGCATTTCAGTCACCGGACGGCTCACGCCGCCCGCCGCCTTAGTGAGGCCCGTGAGCTTGGAATCGCTACTCCCGCCCCGGCGCAGGATGAACTGTCCCGAAATGACCGGCTTGAGATGCTGAAGGAAGTAAAGGACCCCGCCGAAAGGTTGGCCCTCGCCAGAAAGTGGAATCTGATCAAATGAGCAAGGTAAACCGCATCGCCGCCACCATCCGCCAATGGCCCTATGCCATCGAAAAAGGCACCTATCATCTTTTGTTTGAGCGCCGTGTCGATCTTCACGAAACGGCGGATGGCCCGCCGATCTACACCGGCGAAGGGTACGTTTTCGGCCCCACGGGCGACGTGTTGACCGCTGAACAGTATCAGGACGTTTGCGACCTTTTGAACGCGCCAGTGATCGACGGGCCGGGGGTAGAAGAGCGCGCCGCGCAGCGACGCCAGAAGGCTATCTATGGTCGCGTCCTGACGCCGGAGGATCG
Encoded here:
- the mnhG gene encoding monovalent cation/H(+) antiporter subunit G; protein product: MNWDIIATYAVAACLIVGAAFSLIGSIGLLKFNDSMTRLHAPTKVGTVGIGALLLAAMIHSYTIGEGVLHEALIMAFLFVTAPISANFMAKVNIHRRDCDMPPPPTKDEIWSTLDVPEADRELSETAGTSEQKV
- a CDS encoding K+/H+ antiporter subunit F gives rise to the protein MSPTDIMNLALWIAFGAIAAAQIMAMIRLMIGPGTGDRILALDTMVVNAIGLVVLLGIAQGTAIYFEVTLIIAMLGFVSTVAYARFVLRGDIIE
- a CDS encoding Na+/H+ antiporter subunit E — protein: MKRAFYWLLPHPLLTVLLTVVWLLLQGTTSPGMAVFGLILGVLIPWITAAWWPETPRGFRPLRMLIYIVIVLWDIMVANIQVAWIVLTKPNSKLRPAWVVVPLDLRQPEAITILAGTVTLTPGTVSADLSNEGHSLLVHALHTDDPDAVRDDIKHRYERRLKEIFT
- a CDS encoding monovalent cation/H+ antiporter subunit D produces the protein MTHWIVLPIILPALLAPFIVLAARYHITIQRTLSIAGAIALIALAAGQAWTASDGTVTLYQLGDWAAPFGIVLVADRLSTFMVLLTTLLGLAVLLYAIGSKWDERGRHFHALFQFQMMGIIGAFLTGDLFNLFVFFEVLLIASYGLMIHSGGAVRLRAGVQYVLYNLLGSTLFLFALGAIYAETGTLNMADLAGRVQLVDAGDNVGIRVAAVLLILVFAVKAAVVPLHFWLPSSYSEAPGPVAALFAIMTKVGAYAIIRVYTLIFPPDLEVTAGLQGLWLMPAALLSVAIGMIGILAARHLDRLVAYAVIGSMGMVMVSIALFTPEGIAAALYYIVHSTLAAAALFLIADMVRGGRADLALNAAPPVPGAPLISAMFFTAAIAMVGLPPLSGFVGKLMVLSASTASPLVVWIWAVVLGTSLIGLVGFSRAGSVVFWKGKATPLPEDTEQPPAPSALSYSAVGVLLSLLIALTVFAGPAHNYTRAIAAQLFERSAYIGTVMETPGKLSEGSKEY
- a CDS encoding Na+/H+ antiporter subunit C translates to MEFLVASAIGVLTAAGLYLVMRLRTFPVIMGVSLLTYAVNVFLFASGRLTIGAPPILTDDATRYTDPLPQALVLTAIVISFGMTAVVVVMALGSYLGSDDDRVNDPDPGDASDGDSVAQDGKEGAA
- a CDS encoding monovalent cation/H+ antiporter subunit A; amino-acid sequence: MSLFLVVALPFLGALLPGLMNSAGRQACAGVTFTVSLAAFIGLLTNAPAVLNGEVVMAGFNWLPAIGLNMTLMLDPLGFFFACLILGIGLLIIAYARFYLSRDDNMGEFFTYLLLFQGAMVGIVLSDNILLLLIFWELTSLSSFLLIGYWKHLPEGRQGARMALTVTGMGGLAMIAGMLILGQIAGSYDLSVILQNRELIQSSPLYVPALILILLGCFTKSAQFPFHFWLPHAMAAPTPVSAYLHSATMVKAGIFLMARMWPVLSGTPEWFVIVTTAGLITMVLGAVIALFKHDLKALLAFSTVSHLGLITMLLGTGTAFGAMAAVFHILNHASFKAALFMSAGIIDHETHTRDIRRLGGLRHLMPITFVIATLASLSMAGIPLLNGFLSKEMMLEEAYHTTLFGTPWLVPALAVLGSLFSAAYCFRLIGHTFLGPKRDDYPAKPHDPGAGMWLPPALLMIPVVVIGIAPFVAEPFVKLVTSAVLGDAAEVPKAYFKIWHGLVPALYMSIAAVVGGLIVLALFNPLLRGWDAAPRPEAKAIFDRLITGTVAVARGLIAPLHDGSFSRYAAIMAATIIAAGLHAWTTGTIGPADYGMAPLNTIAVAGWLMLVAATLGLVFLHHNRLLALILIGIVGLMVSIAFVHFSAPDLALTQFTVEVVTIILLLLALNFLPNRTPSESSVLRRVRDGAIAIAGGLATMALSWHYLLRDPVAAPISEFHLANSYKGGGGTNVVNVILVDFRGFDTFGEIIVLGIAALLIYALTEALLWGPARAKLLNRKPDQPRAGDIHPLMMVVLTRVAMPVVLMIGFYIFLRGHNEPGGGFIAGLIVSIAVVMQYMASGFGWTSARLRYPYHGIIGTGVLIAGLTGVGSWFFGKPFLTSDFTYVRIPPFEKFELATAALFDLGVFLAVVGAVMLSLESFSRLARRAHSEDSEHAMDIDPSREPEASAKEV
- a CDS encoding TRAP transporter permease, with amino-acid sequence MAPNPIFSGLWIALGALSMVFHIGLIFYGLVPNLVARPLHMALILPWVFLYAAKSRVSWWSGLGLTGVGVLGCLWIAFNHTMLRDQYGFLENGFQVALALALLGIAMEGARRMIGWPLPLVALCALLYGLYGQHIPGEFGHAGTPLASFLGTLVIAEGGLWGSLTGVSVGVVAIFVIFGAVLNAGEAGQGFMNVASAAAGRLTGGAAKVSVLSSALFGSISGSASANVASTGAITLPAMTKLGYPKRLAAAVEAVASSGGQIMPPLMGAGAFVMVELTGVPYTQIMLAALPPAILYFLTVWMGINAYAQRFDLQSVPENERPNRRMVLITSAFFLVPFTVLLVAMFALGFTPQYAAVLAIITGGAALFFDATLRMNVGQGIARSGTAMIAIGQQVAMIAAIIICASIIIGVLGITGLGIKITSVILSGSGGALWPALLLTALACLLLGMEVPTTAAYVICVSVAGPALTQLGLEPLQAHLFVFWFALLSTITPPVCGAVFIAAGMIGENWLKVALTAMALGLGLYIIPLSMIANPALLRLGSDTGGAVLAFAMIGTGLSFLSYALIGRASLWRRALLTVAGGAACFAGAAFF
- a CDS encoding TAXI family TRAP transporter solute-binding subunit, with amino-acid sequence MTFMKTVGTAAAAALLMTAAASAETRITYKSAKAGSSYFQMAVQIAEAMKAGTDGDIAVTVEESQGSVQNVMEVRARGADYVFTTPPALVGLAQGGKAMFEGKGDPAFDDIRALFPIPSLTMHFVMSEASGATSFADMEGKTILLGSGSFGATEGEKYLGLFGLEGKVNIADSELSNAVNALKNGQIDGFVTAGSFPAPNVIEAAASTPVNVLSLTDEQIGMSKRTRLTIPAGTYTGQDEDITTTSLPVVAYSTTKMDDETAYTLTKIYWETREKMAQDAAWWAGVSADMLSNITTRIHPGAIRYYEEIGAPLADEHM